Within the Sphingobium baderi genome, the region TCTGGTGCCGGATGAGCAGTTTCATGACGGAACGCTCTACCTTTGCTAAATGAAATAATAGGTCTGGGCGATTTCATGGCCCAGCTTGTTGGTCATCTTCAGCCCCATCTGCACGGTTTCGTGCAAGCCGCGGCGGAAAATCTCTCCGCTATCCAGCCCTTCCATGACGCCGACCATTTCCTGCACGGTATCGTGGCATGGCCCCCGCGAATCATGCCATCCCGCCAGCCGGTTGAGCCGGTAGGCAAGCTGATCGGCGCAAAAGGCGACGCTGCGCGGGAACAGCCGGTTGAGCATCAGGAAGTCAGTGATCTGCCAGGGCGTATAGGTGCCGCCATAGACATGATGATAGGCCCGCACCCCGGACAGGGCATAAAGCACCGATGTCCATTGATAATGATCGCGGTTGCCGCCGATGACCTCTGTTTCGGGGAGCAGGACATAATATTTGACGTCCAGCAGCCGCAACGTCATCTGCGCCCGCTCCAGCGCGGCCCCGGCCCGCAGGAAATCATGGCCCTCGTTGCGAAGCTGTCCCGCATCGGCCGCGCCCCGGAAAGTCATCACCCGCGTCTTGACCCAGTCGATCAGCGCGGGAAGCTGCTGCCGCGCCTCGGCTAGGTCATAGCTGTCGAGCTTGCGCCAGCCCTCGTTCAATGATTCCCACATGTCCTGCGTCAGCATCGTGCGCGCCGACTTCGCATTGGCGCGCGCTTTGAGCAGGCAGGATCTGATCGAGGATGGATTGTCCGGGTCCAGCATCAGATAGGATACGACATCGCTTTCGGTGACGGGCGTTCCTGCGGGGAACTGCCCCTCGCATCCCGCCGCACGCACGACCGATCGCCATTCGTCGCGGTGATGCGCGCCCGGCAGGATCGTCATGCGCTGCCCCATGGTCAGCAGGCGCGCGGTGGCTTCGGCCCGCTCCATATAGCGGGCCATCCAGAAAAGGTTTTCAGCGGTCCGGCTCAGCATCGCATCAATCCTGTAGCACCCATGTATCCTTGACCCCGCCGCCCTGGCTGGAGTTCACGACCAGCGACCCTTCGGTCAACGCCACGCGGGTCAACCCGCCGGGCACCAGCCGGATCTGCTTGCCAACGAGGCAATAGGGACGGAAATCGGCATGGCGGCCCACCACGCTGGCGGGGCCGAGCGTCGGAACGGTGGACAGGTCCAGCGTCGGCTGGGCGATGAATTCGCCGGGATTGGCCCTGATCCGGTCGGCATAGGCTTCGACCTCGGCCGTCGACGCCTTTGGCCCGATCAACATGCCATACCCGCCCGACCCATGGACTTCCTTCGCCACCAGTTCGTGCAGATGCTCCAGCACATAGGCGCATTCGTCCGGCCTGGAGCATTGCCATGTCTGGATATTGTCGAGGATCGGCTGCTCGCCCAGGTAGAAGCGGATCATTTCCGGCACGTAAATATAGACCGCCTTGTCGTCCGCGATCCCCGCGCCCGGCGCGGAGGCCAGCGTCACGCCGCCGCTGCGATAGACATGAAAGATGCCGGGAATACCGAGCTGGCTGTCGGGCCGGAAGGTCAATGGGTCGAGATATTCGTCGTCGATCCGGCGATAGATCACGTCGACCGCCTTTGGCCCCAGCGTCGTCTTCATCCAGACCCGGCCATCGTCCACGAACAGGTCCGCCGGTTCCACCAGTTCCACGCCCATCAGGTCGGCGAGGAAACTATGCTCATAATAAGCGCTGTTGAGCGCGCCGGGCGTCAGCACCACCACGACCGGATCGCCCTTGCAGGCGGGCGGGGCGACCTCCTTGAGGCTTTTGAGAAGTTCGGCGGGATAATCATCCACCGGCGCGACAAGTCCTTCGCCAAACAGCTCCGGGAACATGCGCGTCATGATCTCCCGGTTCTCCAGCATGTAGGATACGCCCGAAGGCGTGCGGCAATTATCCTCCAACACCTCGAAACGCGCCGACCCCGTCCGCACGATGTCGATGCCCACGATATGGCTGTAAACCCTGCCCGGCGGCGTAAAACCCACCATTTCGGCCAGATAGGCGCTGTTCCGATAAATGATGTCGGCCGGGATGATCCCCGCCTTGATGATCTCTCCGCGATGATAGACGTCGAGCAGGAAGGCATTCAATGCCCGCGCCCGCTGCTTGATGCCCCGGTCCAACACCCGCCATTCCTGCGCGGTGAAGATGCGGGGGAGCAGATCGAAGGGGATCAACCTTTCCGGATCGCCGCCTTCGCCATAGACGGCGAAAGTAATGCCGATGCGGCGAAAAATCGCTTCGGCTTCCTCCATGCGACGATTGAGCCCGGCTATACCGGTCCGCTCCACCCATTTCTGCACTTCGTCGTAACAGGCGCGAACGGAACCATCAGGCTCAAACATTTCATGGAAGGGCAAAGCGTCGATCCTCCCTCGGCCAAAGGCCAATTGTGCATTGCAGCATTAGTGCAATGCTGGCGAGGGATTGCAAGACAAAAATGTGTCAGGCATCCCATTGGCATTGTTCGCCCGCCCGGCTGAAAGGATTATCATGCCTTCTCGCAATCGCGCTATCGGCGGCGTATTACTGGCCGCTTTCGCCCTGACGTCCTGCGCCGCCACGGTGCGCGAACAGATCTACAAGGCGGACAACACCCCCATCAGCGTCGAAAGCTGGACGAAAAAGCCGTCGCAGCCCCTGACCGTGCAAAGCGAAGGCGGACTGGCATTGACCGGCTATTACTGGCCCGGCGCGGCCGACGATCATGATGTGCTGATCTTCTTTCATGGACGCGGATCGAACCAGGGCGTGGGCGCACGCTATGCGGAACATCTGACCGGCCATGGCGACCATGTGATCGTCGCCTCCTATCGCGGGTTCGGGGGTAATCCGGGCAAGCCGACGCAGGCGGGCCTTGTGGCGGACGGTCGCGCTTTTGTTGCCAAGGCAAAAGCGCTTGTGGGGCCCAAGGCCCGCATCTTTCTGGTCGGGCACTCTCTGGGCGGCGCAGTCGCGCTGCATGTCGCCGCGACGGTTCGGGTGGCCGGCGTGGTCACGCTTTCCACCTTCGATAAGCTGGAGGAATCGGCGCCGGGCGGCGTCAGCGCGCTGCTGCCCGACAAATGGAACAATCTGGATGCAGTGACGAAGATCGGCGCGCCCTTCATCATGTTCCAGGGGAGCGCCGATGACCGGGTCGATCTGGGCCAGGCTGCGGCGCTCTTTGCCACCGCCCGGACTCCGGCCGTTGAAATCATGATGCCGGGCGCGGGCCACGCACCGGACATGAGCCGCATCGGTCCGCTCGTGACGCAGGCGGTGCAGGCGATCGATACAGGCAAGCTGACCGTTTATCCCACTTCGCCACCATCGGGATGGACGGTCCGCCGGAAATGAAGCGATAATTTCACGGCCTCTTTCAAACCCCGTTGACCGGTCCGCCCCCGCTGCGTATAGCGCGCCCTCACCGCAGGGCGACACGCCACGCGAGGCCCATGGGGCGGAGTAGCTCAGCTGGTTAGAGCAGCGGAATCATAATCCGCGTGTCGGGGGTTCAAGTCCCTCCTCCGCTACCATTCCAACATATTGAATTACACGGTTTTCCCTAAATCGTCGCCGGACACGCCCACATCAGTTGGGAGTCTTTGTTCCCCTTTCGACCTTCCCAATGGCGTATCCCCCAGCGCGCTATCGCGATTCAGATAGTGACTATCGAGGATTGCCCCCACATCCTTGAGCTCCAGTCTAGCGCCTTCGGCCAGCAGGGCCTGTTCAAGCAGGGCGTACTGCTCGCTGTCGAGGTGCAACACGACCGTCTGGCCATCGGGATCGATTGCCATCGCGGAATACATCTTCAACTCGTGGGCGGTGCAGTCCTCCGCCACGTCGAGTAGATCGTCGATCGTTTCGGCTTCGCCATATGTCGCGAGGATGGACAATTTGGCCCAGCCCATCCGCAGCCACTTTCCTCCTGCGATACACCCCTTCGGCCATGGATCACTTTTCACAGTAAGCCAAAGATGAATGGCAGATTAATGGCAAACATGTCACTGACTTGGAATTACATTCCCCGAATTCAAGGGATGATGTAAAATTACAACATAAGAAATGTCAATATAGGCATAAACATAACACTAGCACTTTACGCTCGATCATTATTCCTCTTAAGGACGCATCGCTTTCATGGAATGATGAATGAGGTAGAAACAATGAAGAAACTTATCGCAGCGGTCGCACTGCTTTCCGCCGGCGTCGCGGCTCCCGCTTTCGCGCAGGACGCCACGCCTTTCTCGGGACCCTATATCGGCGCCGTCGTCGGCCTCGACCACACCGATTTCGATGCCCGCACCCATGACAGCGGCCTGCTCTATGGCGGCGTGGTCGGCTATGACATCAACCTGAACGGCGCCGTGTTCGGCATCGAGGGCGAATATGCCGATTCCGACACCAAAGATCGCGCAACCAATATCCTGATCCCCGGCGACAGCGCTTCGCTGAAGACCGGCCGCGATCTTTATGCGGGCGTCCGCATCGGCGGCGAAATAGTCAACAACGTCATGCTCTATGCAAAGGGCGGCTACACCAATGCCCGCGTCAAGGCGGTCTATGACGATGGCGTCGACCTTTCGCGCGCCAGCAAGAATCTGGACGGCTATCGTCTGGGCGCCGGTGTGGAAACCACCTTCAATGGCTTTACGGCGCGCGCGGAATATCGCTATTCGAGCTATGAGCATATCGTGGGCGTAAAGCCGGAACGCCATCAGGCGGCGCTGATCCTCGGCTACCGCTTCTGATCGACCGGTTATCGGAAAACAATGTTGCAAGCCCCGCCATCGTGCGGGGCTTGTTTCATTTTATCGCCGCCCTTGCCGCCACGCGCAGTTCATTGCGGATGGGGTGGATGTTCGACGGCAGGTGCTGGGTCATGAGGATGGCGATCATCCGTTCCACCGGGTCGATGAAGAAATGCGTCGAAAAAATGCCGCCCCAGCTATAGACCTGCGTTCCCAGCTCCATGGCGAAACCCAGGCCAAAGCCCAATCCCGCATAATCCACTTCGCTGAACATGCCCGTCGACATGCTGGTAAGATCACGGCCGCCCGGCAACTGATTGGTCCGCATCGCTTCGACCGTTTCGGACCGCAGCAGCCGCACGCCATCCAATTCTCCGCCGCGCAGCAGCATCCGCGCGAAACGGTGATAGTCCCCGGTCGAGGAAACGAGCCCGCCGCCGCCCGCGCGGAATCGCAGGGGACGGCTCCAACCGCTCCGCGCGCCGCGATCGCCCAGCGCCAACCCGCCGCCCGGGACAAAACGCCATGCATCGGTCAGGCGGTCCACCCGATCGGCAGGCACGGTGAAGAAGGTGTCGGGCATCCCCAGCGGATCGAATATCCGGGCACGGAACAGGCTTTCCAGATCCATCCCCGTCAGCCGTTCGGCCACGACCCCCAGCACATCGGTCGAAACCGAATAATTCCAGTTTTCCCCCGGCGAAAATTCCAGCGGAATATCCGCCAGCGCAGCGATGAAATCGTCGGATGACCGCTTTTGCTGAAACTCGTCCAGCCCCAGTTCGCGGTAGCGCGCGTCGATGGCTGTCCGCCGCTGCAAGCCATAGGTAAAGCCTGATGTATGGCGCAGCAGGTCGATCATCCGCATCGGCCTTTTGAGCGCCTTCTCCTCCATACCCACGCGCAGCCGGGCGAATTCGGGCACCACATCGGTCACCGGATCGTCCAGCGCCACCAGCCCCTGCTCCACCAGCATCATGAAGGCGACCGACGTCACCGGCTTCGTCATGGATGCGATACGGAACAGCGCATCCTCGCACAGCGGCTCCCCGCTGGCCCGCGCGCGTCCCCCGCTCACCGACAGGACGATCCGCTCGTCCCGCGACAGCAGCAGTTGCAAATGCGGCAATTTCCCGCTCGCCACATAGGTTCGGTCGAAATACGCCACCAGCGCGTCGATCCGGTCCGGGTCCATCCCCACGTCCCGCGCCGCATCCCGATCGGCAAATCCTGTCATATGCGCTTGTGCCATGTCCGCGATCGCTAAAGCAGCGCCGCGCTCAGGTAAACCGTCATCACCTTGCCAAGACCCCGCCCACGCCTCTATTGCAACCGGCCTGAACGGCAAGCACTGGACCCTGAATGGACATGGCCACGGGCCTTTCCGCAATCTTCCTCCAGAACCGCCCTGCCCTGCTGCGTTTCTTGCGGGGCCGCGGCGCTGGCGACGATGCGGAGGACATGTTGCAGGACATGTGGATGAAGCTGGAGGCGAAGGATCTCGGCCCGGTGGCCGATCCCCTGCCCTATCTTTATCGCATGGCCAATAATCTGATGCTGGACCGCTACCGCTCCACCGTCCGCCGCGCAAAGCGCGAGCAGGACTGGGCGGAGGGTGCGGGCGGCGTGATGGCCGATCCGACGAGCGATATGGCCGTGGACGAACGGATGATCCTGACGCAGCGGCTGGGGGAAGCGCGCGCCGTGCTGCGCGACCTTGGCCCGCGCGTCGAACTGGTGTTCCGCCGCTTCCGTATCGAGGGGGTCGGCCAACGACAGATCGCGCAGGAACTGGGCGTAAGCCTCACCACCGTGGAGAAGGATTTGCAGAAGGCCTATCGCGCCATGATCGCCCTCAAGCAGAGGCTGGAGACGGAATGAGCGCGATGGTGGCGTCACAGCCTGCAAGGGGTGAAAAATGAACAGGGCTGATGCCATGATCCATGAGGATGCGCTCATGTGGGTGATCCGCACGCGCGATCCGGAATTTGTCGATTGGGAAGGCTTCACCGCATGGCTGGAGGTCGATCCGGCCCATGCGGCGGCCTATGACGCGCTGATGGCGCAGGATGCGGGGCTGGAACAGCTCATCCCCGCCGATCCCGTGCACATGCCCGCGCCCGCGAACGACGCCGGTGATCCGGGCGAACGGCGCTGGAGGCCCATGCGCTGGATCGGCGGCGGCGCAGTGGCGGCGGCGCTGGTTGCGGTGGTTTCGCTCAGCGTCGTGAACCGGAGCGACATCTACACCGTCACGACCGCGCCCGGCGAAAGCCGCATGATTGCGCTGGACGACGGCACGCGGATCGACGTGAACGGCGGCACGACGCTGCGGCTCGACCGCAAGGATCCGCGCTTCGCCGCGCTCGATAAGGGCGAGGCGGCCTTCACCGTGCGGCATGACGATACCCATCCCTTTCGCGTGATGGTGGGCGACGATGTGTTCGAGGATGCGGGCACCGTCTTCAACATCGTCCATAGCGGCGCTTCGACCCGTATCGGGGTGTCGGAAGGCAAGGTGATCTACAACCCCTCCGCGCAGGCCATCGCCCTGCCCGCAGGCCGCGCCCTGACCCAGGACGCCACGGGGCTGCACGTCATGCCCATCGCGCCCGAAGCCGTGGCAAGCTGGCGCAGCGGCCGGCTGGTCTATGCCAACGCCCGGATCGATGAGATCGGCGAGGATATTGCGCGCTCCATCGGCGTGCGCCTGACCGCCACGCCCGGCGCTGCGGCGATGCGCTTCACCGGCACCATCGCGCTGGACAAGGACCCGGCCCGTTTCTTCACCGGCGCCGCGCCGCTCATGGGATTGACCGCCGTTCGTCAAGGGGACGGATGGCTGCTGAAAGAAGGGGATGGTCCGCAAAGCTGACGTCCTTTTCGTCACCGCCCTCGCCATAGCGGCCGCAACGCCTGCGCGGGCGGCGGACAGACAGAATATAAACCTCGCTCCCGGCAGGCTGGGCGAGGCGGCGATCGCGCTCGGCCATCAAACGGGCGCCAGCATCGGCATGTCGGATCAGTCGCTCGCAGGCATCGCCACCCCTGCCGTGCGCGGACGGATGTCTGCGGAAGCCGCGCTCAAGCGCCTGCTCAAGGGTAGCCATGCC harbors:
- a CDS encoding alpha-E domain-containing protein; the protein is MLSRTAENLFWMARYMERAEATARLLTMGQRMTILPGAHHRDEWRSVVRAAGCEGQFPAGTPVTESDVVSYLMLDPDNPSSIRSCLLKARANAKSARTMLTQDMWESLNEGWRKLDSYDLAEARQQLPALIDWVKTRVMTFRGAADAGQLRNEGHDFLRAGAALERAQMTLRLLDVKYYVLLPETEVIGGNRDHYQWTSVLYALSGVRAYHHVYGGTYTPWQITDFLMLNRLFPRSVAFCADQLAYRLNRLAGWHDSRGPCHDTVQEMVGVMEGLDSGEIFRRGLHETVQMGLKMTNKLGHEIAQTYYFI
- a CDS encoding circularly permuted type 2 ATP-grasp protein, whose product is MPFHEMFEPDGSVRACYDEVQKWVERTGIAGLNRRMEEAEAIFRRIGITFAVYGEGGDPERLIPFDLLPRIFTAQEWRVLDRGIKQRARALNAFLLDVYHRGEIIKAGIIPADIIYRNSAYLAEMVGFTPPGRVYSHIVGIDIVRTGSARFEVLEDNCRTPSGVSYMLENREIMTRMFPELFGEGLVAPVDDYPAELLKSLKEVAPPACKGDPVVVVLTPGALNSAYYEHSFLADLMGVELVEPADLFVDDGRVWMKTTLGPKAVDVIYRRIDDEYLDPLTFRPDSQLGIPGIFHVYRSGGVTLASAPGAGIADDKAVYIYVPEMIRFYLGEQPILDNIQTWQCSRPDECAYVLEHLHELVAKEVHGSGGYGMLIGPKASTAEVEAYADRIRANPGEFIAQPTLDLSTVPTLGPASVVGRHADFRPYCLVGKQIRLVPGGLTRVALTEGSLVVNSSQGGGVKDTWVLQD
- a CDS encoding alpha/beta hydrolase, which translates into the protein MPSRNRAIGGVLLAAFALTSCAATVREQIYKADNTPISVESWTKKPSQPLTVQSEGGLALTGYYWPGAADDHDVLIFFHGRGSNQGVGARYAEHLTGHGDHVIVASYRGFGGNPGKPTQAGLVADGRAFVAKAKALVGPKARIFLVGHSLGGAVALHVAATVRVAGVVTLSTFDKLEESAPGGVSALLPDKWNNLDAVTKIGAPFIMFQGSADDRVDLGQAAALFATARTPAVEIMMPGAGHAPDMSRIGPLVTQAVQAIDTGKLTVYPTSPPSGWTVRRK
- a CDS encoding outer membrane protein; its protein translation is MKKLIAAVALLSAGVAAPAFAQDATPFSGPYIGAVVGLDHTDFDARTHDSGLLYGGVVGYDINLNGAVFGIEGEYADSDTKDRATNILIPGDSASLKTGRDLYAGVRIGGEIVNNVMLYAKGGYTNARVKAVYDDGVDLSRASKNLDGYRLGAGVETTFNGFTARAEYRYSSYEHIVGVKPERHQAALILGYRF
- a CDS encoding serine hydrolase domain-containing protein, yielding MAQAHMTGFADRDAARDVGMDPDRIDALVAYFDRTYVASGKLPHLQLLLSRDERIVLSVSGGRARASGEPLCEDALFRIASMTKPVTSVAFMMLVEQGLVALDDPVTDVVPEFARLRVGMEEKALKRPMRMIDLLRHTSGFTYGLQRRTAIDARYRELGLDEFQQKRSSDDFIAALADIPLEFSPGENWNYSVSTDVLGVVAERLTGMDLESLFRARIFDPLGMPDTFFTVPADRVDRLTDAWRFVPGGGLALGDRGARSGWSRPLRFRAGGGGLVSSTGDYHRFARMLLRGGELDGVRLLRSETVEAMRTNQLPGGRDLTSMSTGMFSEVDYAGLGFGLGFAMELGTQVYSWGGIFSTHFFIDPVERMIAILMTQHLPSNIHPIRNELRVAARAAIK
- a CDS encoding RNA polymerase sigma factor — protein: MATGLSAIFLQNRPALLRFLRGRGAGDDAEDMLQDMWMKLEAKDLGPVADPLPYLYRMANNLMLDRYRSTVRRAKREQDWAEGAGGVMADPTSDMAVDERMILTQRLGEARAVLRDLGPRVELVFRRFRIEGVGQRQIAQELGVSLTTVEKDLQKAYRAMIALKQRLETE
- a CDS encoding FecR family protein; the encoded protein is MIHEDALMWVIRTRDPEFVDWEGFTAWLEVDPAHAAAYDALMAQDAGLEQLIPADPVHMPAPANDAGDPGERRWRPMRWIGGGAVAAALVAVVSLSVVNRSDIYTVTTAPGESRMIALDDGTRIDVNGGTTLRLDRKDPRFAALDKGEAAFTVRHDDTHPFRVMVGDDVFEDAGTVFNIVHSGASTRIGVSEGKVIYNPSAQAIALPAGRALTQDATGLHVMPIAPEAVASWRSGRLVYANARIDEIGEDIARSIGVRLTATPGAAAMRFTGTIALDKDPARFFTGAAPLMGLTAVRQGDGWLLKEGDGPQS